A single Pygocentrus nattereri isolate fPygNat1 chromosome 28, fPygNat1.pri, whole genome shotgun sequence DNA region contains:
- the znf335 gene encoding zinc finger protein 335 isoform X3, with protein MMCSLQGHCPSKDSLTQRTRMDSEEIEVESSSDVGHSGMEEPSESGMGMESSEAMSADSSDTATMPALAPESDCHVGQSSEGLVVFIPETSSSTDVHGIHLPDSSSVAQSTSVSSVSTVTQSVLVSESAQVLVHSSAVSEGGMMVSDSTASTSSDLGSAIDKIIESTIGPDIMNGCIAVTSAEDDSAEATQYLILQGPDDGAPMVAQMSSSALSSRIAIEALADGPTSTCLDQADLSEGLQGSLEPDQPDQPGHSSYPEHEDGSSSSSRPDQPQHSQYVECGGGGDDPDQTGEARYIECSRAEADETPRQSRFADYAVNGYVAECSGADSSPQRRYVVECSESYLPEDGHEQPQHSRYIDSSVDDGEPSHRYTERVSASEQDSNAAEEPQHSYMAQDSLYADDGAVQHSLADTAGSQLPDQMECNESQAGPYISSSGTYSAHPEPEAVPQWSPEPGGSAGPQEDDVAVVESGVAAGPGERAPDLAELEEMMEVVIVQQFKCKMCPYKSVSKDTLINHMRDRHFKPPGDPPKKRGRGRPRKAETLARQVSESASVSEVKKEEPPEEEDDIVDAGAIDDPEGDSDYNPADEQLRARPPPHRPAPPSCSSSSFSSSRKRPRRMVGPPRKFLFPQSYTGQSAAVAAPGSQISNTTDPQAPEEATSSGLENGNASLSNDCAAEPGVSQSDSENKDPSSNTGREDEEFFPRKRGRPSKRFLRKKYKKYINRNKYYKSLKPLLRPHNCWICGSRFLSQEDLRFHVDSHEGSDPERFKCLQCSYRCKRWSSLKEHMFNHQGTKPYKCDTCDYSSVYKKDVIRHSAVHNKDKRRKTDVACDDTFQIPKVSEFPCPICHRVYPMQKRLTQHMKTHSTEKPHMCDKCGKSFKKRYTFKMHLLTHIQNCGNSLFKCEFCEVTCTDKKQLLNHQLSHTNDKPFKCDYCKYSTSKEDFLVSHIAIKHTGEKPFSCDMCHFMTKHRKNLRLHVQCRHPEEFETWSQAHPEEPVRRRRRPFFTLQQIEELKQQHENQGLQGTIVSVDPLSLQTMEPMGNASVSQDALGNTTIIYEQAQSSDLSAQHALDLLLNMSNARELVGNSLQVAVLKSDVKTLETDSWSEAESADHSSSLQPQKVVTFHVSENGETLVQEAFETVAGAVTEEEAAGGGQEFTQIAVSSFESAGEFSVVQQAAEEIQSTGTAYSVEDSSGDHQAIEVSSESGSISTPLKDNKNKFYLSSSLADGVLQQVELCSETPGSPSQSSSSQSQQLNTKRFSCRVCMETFQGRSDMENHKRAHVNPNTFKCPDCEFTANSWPEVKTHMAKHAYLRPHTCSHCSFASKNKKDLRRHMMTHTNEKPFSCDVCGQRFNRNGHLKFHMERLHMQDPPPRKPRSNSSQQTIIVNSDEEALATLQTLQAGQTVISSEQLQQALEQEHIIVAQEQALSDQEEATYIQQITTVDGQTVQHLMTADNQVAEVQYIISQDVQHLIPQEYVVVSDGNHIQMEDGQIAHIQYEHDGTFLQEQQIALTHDGQIQYFPISAEQQIVSPEDLEAAAHSAVTAVADAAMAQAQTVYTTEATPEQLEQMQQQGIQYDVITFTEE; from the exons ATGATGTGTTCCTTACAAGG ACACTGTCCAAGCAAGGACAGTCTCACTCAAAGAACTCGCATGGATTCAGAGGAGATTGAAGTGGAgagcagcagtgatgtgggccATTCAGGGATGGAGGAGCCGTCTGAGAGTGGAATGGGCATGGAGTCGTCAGAGGCCATGTCTGCCGACAGCAGCGACACGGCCACAATGCCAGCTCTGGCACCAGAGTCTGACTGCCACGTTGGACAGAGTTCAGAAGGCCTTGTG GTTTTTATCCCAGAAACAAGCTCCAGTACAGATGTGCATGGGATCCATCTCCCAGATTCCTCCTCTGTTGCCCAGTCAACCAGCGTCTCCAGCGTCTCCACGGTGACCCAGTCTGTCCTGGTGTCCGAGTCTGCTCAGGTCCTAGTGCACTCTAGTGCTGTATCTGAGGGAGGGATGATGGTGTCTGACTCAACAGCATCAACATCCTCAGACCTGGGCTCTGCCATTGACAAGATAATCGAGTCCACCATCGGGCCTGATATAATGAATG GATGTATAGCAGTTACCAGCGCAGAAGACGATAGTGCTGAAGCCACACAGTACTTGATCCTGCAAGGACCAGATGATG GAGCTCCTATGGTTGCTCAGATGTCTTCCTCAGCACTATCTAGCCGCATTGCCATCGAAGCCTTAGCTGATGGGCCCACCTCCACCTGCCTGGATCAGGCTGACCTATCAGAGGGCCTGCAGGGCAGTCTAGAGCCTGACCAGCCTGACCAACCCGGACACTCCAGCTACCCTGAACACGAGGAtgggagcagcagcagcagccggcCTGACCAGCCCCAACACTCGCAGTATGTAGAATGTGGAGGAGGAGGCGATGACCCAGACCAGACTGGCGAGGCTCGGTACATCGAGTGCTCTAGAGCAGAAGCGGATGAGACACCTCGCCAGTCCCGGTTCGCAGACTATGCAGTGAATGGTTATGTGGCTGAATGCAGCGGCGCAGACAGCAGCCCTCAGAGGCGCTACGTAGTGGAATGTAGTGAAAGCTATCTGCCTGAGGATGGACACGAGCAGCCCCAGCACTCTCGATACATTGACAgcagtgttgatgatggtgagcCAAGTCACCGCTATACTGAACGTGTTTCTGCCTCAGAGCaagacagtaatgcagcagaaGAACCACAGCACTCCTACATGGCCCAGGACTCGCTATATGCAGATGATGGTGCTGTTCAGCATTCACTGGCCGACACAGCCGGTTCCCAGCTGCCAGACCAGATGGAGTGCAATGAAAGCCAGGCCGGCCCGTACATCAGCAGCAGTGGGACGTACTCTGCCCATCCTGAACCTGAGGCAGTGCCACAGTGGTCCCCAGAGCCAGGCGGGTCAGCAGGACCCCAGGAGGACGACGTGGCTGTGGTGGAGTCAGGGGTGGCAGCTGGGCCGGGGGAGAGAGCTCCTGATCTGGCCGAACTGGAAGAGATGATGGAAGTGGTGATTGTGCAGCAATTCAAGTGCAAGATGTGCCCATATAAAAGTGTGTCCAAAGATACGCTTATTAATCACATGAGAGACCGACACTTCAAACCTCCTG GTGATCCTCCTAAAAAGCGAGGGCGGGGAAGACCAAGAAAGGCAGAGACGCTGGCACGACAAGTATCAGAATCAGCATCAGTGTCAGAGGTGAAGAAAGAAGAGCCACCAGAGGAGGAAGATGACATTGTTGATGCAGGTGCCATTGATGATCCTGAAG GTGACAGTGACTATAACCCTGCAGACGAACAGCTCAGGGCAAGACCACCTCCACATCGGCCAGCCCCTCCCTCCTGTTCGTCCTCTTCCTTCTCTTCTTCACGGAAACGACCTCGCAGGATGGTGGGCCCACCTCGCAAATTCCTTTTTCCCCAGAGTTACACAGGTCAGTCAG CAGCTGTGGCAGCACCAGGGTCTCAGATAAGCAATACAACAGACCCTCAGGCTCCTGAAGAGGCCACTTCCTCTGGGCTGGAGAATGGAAATGCCTCACTGTCCAATGACTGTGCTGCAGAGCCAGgtgtcagccaatcagattcagaaAATAAAGACCCCTCATCAAACACCGGGCGAGAGGATGAGGAGTTTTTCCCAAGGAAGCGAGGACGGCCATCAAAACGTTTCCTACGcaaaaagtataaaaagtatATAAACCGGAA caaGTACTATAAATCCCTCAAACCCCTGCTGAGACCTCATAACTGCTGGATCTGTGGATCACGCTTTCTGTCTCAAGAAGACCTCCGATTTCATGTGGATTCTCATGAGGGCAGCGACCCTGAACGTTTCAAGTGCCTCCAATGCAGCTACCGCTGCAAGCGTTGGTCTTCCCTTAAG GAGCACATGTTCAACCACCAGGGTACCAAACCATATAAGTGTGACACATGTGATTACTCAAGTGTCTACAAGAAGGACGTGATCCGACATTCTGCTGTTCACAATAAAGACAA GAGGAGGAAGACAGACGTG GCTTGTGATGATACTTTTCAGATTCCGAAAGTGTCAGAGTTCCCATGCCCTATCTGCCACCGTGTGTACCCCATGCAGAAACGCCTCACCCAGCACATGaagacacacagcacagagaaacCACACATGTGTGATAAG TGTGGAAAGTCCTTTAAGAAACGATACACTTTCAAAATGCATCTCCTCACTCATATTCAAAACTGTGGAAACAGTTT GTTTAAGTGTGAGTTCTGCGAGGTCACATGCACTGATAAGAAGCAACTGCTGAACCATCAACTGTCCCACACCAACGACAAGCCTTTCAAGTGCGACTACTGCAAGTACTCCACAAGCAAAGAGGATTTCCTAGTGTCCCACATTGCTATCAAGCACACTG GAGAGAAACCCTTCTCCTGTGACATGTGCCACTTCATGACCAAGCACAGGAAGAACCTGCGGCTGCATGTGCAGTGCCGTCACCCCGAGGAGTTTGAAACGTGGAGCCAGGCCCATCCTGAGGAACCGGTGCGGCGCCGCAGGAGACCCTTCTTCACTCTGCAACAGATTGAAGAGCTTAAACAGCAGCATGAGAACCAGGGGCTGCAGGGCACCATC GTATCAGTGGACCCTTTATCTCTCCAAACAATGGAGCCCATGGGGAATGCTTCTGTGTCCCAGGATGCACTGGGAAACACCACCATCATCTATGAGCAAG CACAGTCATCTGACCTGTCTGCCCAGCATGCTCTAGACCTCCTCTTGAACATGAGCAATGCCCGAGAGTTAGTGGGAAACTCGCTCCAG GTAGCTGTGTTGAAGTCTGATGTGAAGACATTAGAAACAGACTCGTGGTCTGAAGCAGAGTCCGCAGATCACAGTTCATCTCTGCAACCTCAGAAAGTCGTGACATTCCACGTGTCTGAAAATGGGGAGACACTTGTACAGGAGGCGTTTGAGACCGTGGCCGGAGCAGTGACTGAGGAGGAGGCAGCTGGAGGAGGCCAGGAGTTTACGCAGATTGCTGTCAGCTCTTTTGAGAGTGCAGGAGAGTTCAGTGTGGTGCAGCAGGCAGCTGAAGAGATTCAGAGCACTGGAACTGCTTATAG TGTGGAGGACAGCTCAGGTGATCATCAGGCCATAGAGGTGAGCAGTGAATCTGGCTCCATCTCTACTCCACTGAAAGACAACAAAAATAAGTTTTACCTGAGCTCCAGCTTGGCTGATGGGGTTCTACAGCAAGTGGAG CTGTGCAGTGAGACCCCAGGCTCTCCATCCCAGAGTTCATCCTCCCAGAGCCAGCAGCTCAACACCAAGCGCTTTTCCTGTAGGGTTTGCATGGAGACCTTTCAAGGCCGTTCTGACATGGAGAACCACAAGAGGGCACATGTGAACCCCAACACGTTCAAATGCCCCGACTGTGAATTCACTGCTAACTCTTGGCCAGAGGTTAAG ACTCATATGGCCAAGCATGCCTACCTGCGGCCACACACATGCTCCCACTGCAGCTTTGcttctaaaaacaaaaaagacctGCGACGCCATATGATGACCCATACCAACGAGAAACCTTTCTCTTGTGATGTCTGTGGACAGAG GTTTAACCGGAATGGCCATCTGAAATTCCACATGGAGAGGCTGCACATGCAGGATCCTCCCCCTCGCAAGCCCAGATCCAACAGCTCCCAACAGACCATCATAGTCAACAGCGACGAGGAGGCCCTGGCGACTCTACAGA CCTTGCAAGCTGGTCAGACTGTAATCAGTTCAGAACAACTGCAGCAGGCTTTGGAGCAAGAACATATAATCGTGGCGCAGGAGCAGGCTCTCTCAGACCAG GAGGAGGCTAcatacattcagcaaataaccaCAGTAGATGGCCAGACTGTGCAGCACTTAATGACAGCAGACAATCAGGTGGCAGAG GTCCAGTATATAATCTCTCAGGATGTACAGCACTTGATCCCACAGGAATATGTAGTGGTGTCCGATGGCAATCATATTCAG ATGGAAGATGGGCAAATTGCTCATATTCAATATGAGCATGATGGGACATTTCTACAGGAACAGCAG ATTGCTCTGACTCACGATGGGCAAATCCAGTACTTCCCCATCAGTGCTGAGCAGCAGATAGTCAGCCCTGAGGATCTCGAGGCTGCTGCTCACTCTGCTGTCACCG CTGTAGCCGACGCAGCCATGGCCCAAGCTCAAACAGTGTACACCACAGAAGCCACGCCCGAGCAGCTGGAGCAGATGCAGCAGCAAGGCATCCAGTATGACGTCATCACCTTTACAGAAGAATAG
- the znf335 gene encoding zinc finger protein 335 isoform X1: protein MMCSLQGHCPSKDSLTQRTRMDSEEIEVESSSDVGHSGMEEPSESGMGMESSEAMSADSSDTATMPALAPESDCHVGQSSEGLVVFIPETSSSTDVHGIHLPDSSSVAQSTSVSSVSTVTQSVLVSESAQVLVHSSAVSEGGMMVSDSTASTSSDLGSAIDKIIESTIGPDIMNGCIAVTSAEDDSAEATQYLILQGPDDGAPMVAQMSSSALSSRIAIEALADGPTSTCLDQADLSEGLQGSLEPDQPDQPGHSSYPEHEDGSSSSSRPDQPQHSQYVECGGGGDDPDQTGEARYIECSRAEADETPRQSRFADYAVNGYVAECSGADSSPQRRYVVECSESYLPEDGHEQPQHSRYIDSSVDDGEPSHRYTERVSASEQDSNAAEEPQHSYMAQDSLYADDGAVQHSLADTAGSQLPDQMECNESQAGPYISSSGTYSAHPEPEAVPQWSPEPGGSAGPQEDDVAVVESGVAAGPGERAPDLAELEEMMEVVIVQQFKCKMCPYKSVSKDTLINHMRDRHFKPPGDPPKKRGRGRPRKAETLARQVSESASVSEVKKEEPPEEEDDIVDAGAIDDPEGDSDYNPADEQLRARPPPHRPAPPSCSSSSFSSSRKRPRRMVGPPRKFLFPQSYTGQSAAVAAPGSQISNTTDPQAPEEATSSGLENGNASLSNDCAAEPGVSQSDSENKDPSSNTGREDEEFFPRKRGRPSKRFLRKKYKKYINRNKYYKSLKPLLRPHNCWICGSRFLSQEDLRFHVDSHEGSDPERFKCLQCSYRCKRWSSLKEHMFNHQGTKPYKCDTCDYSSVYKKDVIRHSAVHNKDKRRKTDVACDDTFQIPKVSEFPCPICHRVYPMQKRLTQHMKTHSTEKPHMCDKCGKSFKKRYTFKMHLLTHIQNCGNSLFKCEFCEVTCTDKKQLLNHQLSHTNDKPFKCDYCKYSTSKEDFLVSHIAIKHTGEKPFSCDMCHFMTKHRKNLRLHVQCRHPEEFETWSQAHPEEPVRRRRRPFFTLQQIEELKQQHENQGLQGTIVSVDPLSLQTMEPMGNASVSQDALGNTTIIYEQAQSSDLSAQHALDLLLNMSNARELVGNSLQVAVLKSDVKTLETDSWSEAESADHSSSLQPQKVVTFHVSENGETLVQEAFETVAGAVTEEEAAGGGQEFTQIAVSSFESAGEFSVVQQAAEEIQSTGTAYSSVEDSSGDHQAIEVSSESGSISTPLKDNKNKFYLSSSLADGVLQQVELCSETPGSPSQSSSSQSQQLNTKRFSCRVCMETFQGRSDMENHKRAHVNPNTFKCPDCEFTANSWPEVKTHMAKHAYLRPHTCSHCSFASKNKKDLRRHMMTHTNEKPFSCDVCGQRFNRNGHLKFHMERLHMQDPPPRKPRSNSSQQTIIVNSDEEALATLQTLQAGQTVISSEQLQQALEQEHIIVAQEQALSDQEEATYIQQITTVDGQTVQHLMTADNQVAEVQYIISQDVQHLIPQEYVVVSDGNHIQMEDGQIAHIQYEHDGTFLQEQQIALTHDGQIQYFPISAEQQIVSPEDLEAAAHSAVTAVADAAMAQAQTVYTTEATPEQLEQMQQQGIQYDVITFTEE from the exons ATGATGTGTTCCTTACAAGG ACACTGTCCAAGCAAGGACAGTCTCACTCAAAGAACTCGCATGGATTCAGAGGAGATTGAAGTGGAgagcagcagtgatgtgggccATTCAGGGATGGAGGAGCCGTCTGAGAGTGGAATGGGCATGGAGTCGTCAGAGGCCATGTCTGCCGACAGCAGCGACACGGCCACAATGCCAGCTCTGGCACCAGAGTCTGACTGCCACGTTGGACAGAGTTCAGAAGGCCTTGTG GTTTTTATCCCAGAAACAAGCTCCAGTACAGATGTGCATGGGATCCATCTCCCAGATTCCTCCTCTGTTGCCCAGTCAACCAGCGTCTCCAGCGTCTCCACGGTGACCCAGTCTGTCCTGGTGTCCGAGTCTGCTCAGGTCCTAGTGCACTCTAGTGCTGTATCTGAGGGAGGGATGATGGTGTCTGACTCAACAGCATCAACATCCTCAGACCTGGGCTCTGCCATTGACAAGATAATCGAGTCCACCATCGGGCCTGATATAATGAATG GATGTATAGCAGTTACCAGCGCAGAAGACGATAGTGCTGAAGCCACACAGTACTTGATCCTGCAAGGACCAGATGATG GAGCTCCTATGGTTGCTCAGATGTCTTCCTCAGCACTATCTAGCCGCATTGCCATCGAAGCCTTAGCTGATGGGCCCACCTCCACCTGCCTGGATCAGGCTGACCTATCAGAGGGCCTGCAGGGCAGTCTAGAGCCTGACCAGCCTGACCAACCCGGACACTCCAGCTACCCTGAACACGAGGAtgggagcagcagcagcagccggcCTGACCAGCCCCAACACTCGCAGTATGTAGAATGTGGAGGAGGAGGCGATGACCCAGACCAGACTGGCGAGGCTCGGTACATCGAGTGCTCTAGAGCAGAAGCGGATGAGACACCTCGCCAGTCCCGGTTCGCAGACTATGCAGTGAATGGTTATGTGGCTGAATGCAGCGGCGCAGACAGCAGCCCTCAGAGGCGCTACGTAGTGGAATGTAGTGAAAGCTATCTGCCTGAGGATGGACACGAGCAGCCCCAGCACTCTCGATACATTGACAgcagtgttgatgatggtgagcCAAGTCACCGCTATACTGAACGTGTTTCTGCCTCAGAGCaagacagtaatgcagcagaaGAACCACAGCACTCCTACATGGCCCAGGACTCGCTATATGCAGATGATGGTGCTGTTCAGCATTCACTGGCCGACACAGCCGGTTCCCAGCTGCCAGACCAGATGGAGTGCAATGAAAGCCAGGCCGGCCCGTACATCAGCAGCAGTGGGACGTACTCTGCCCATCCTGAACCTGAGGCAGTGCCACAGTGGTCCCCAGAGCCAGGCGGGTCAGCAGGACCCCAGGAGGACGACGTGGCTGTGGTGGAGTCAGGGGTGGCAGCTGGGCCGGGGGAGAGAGCTCCTGATCTGGCCGAACTGGAAGAGATGATGGAAGTGGTGATTGTGCAGCAATTCAAGTGCAAGATGTGCCCATATAAAAGTGTGTCCAAAGATACGCTTATTAATCACATGAGAGACCGACACTTCAAACCTCCTG GTGATCCTCCTAAAAAGCGAGGGCGGGGAAGACCAAGAAAGGCAGAGACGCTGGCACGACAAGTATCAGAATCAGCATCAGTGTCAGAGGTGAAGAAAGAAGAGCCACCAGAGGAGGAAGATGACATTGTTGATGCAGGTGCCATTGATGATCCTGAAG GTGACAGTGACTATAACCCTGCAGACGAACAGCTCAGGGCAAGACCACCTCCACATCGGCCAGCCCCTCCCTCCTGTTCGTCCTCTTCCTTCTCTTCTTCACGGAAACGACCTCGCAGGATGGTGGGCCCACCTCGCAAATTCCTTTTTCCCCAGAGTTACACAGGTCAGTCAG CAGCTGTGGCAGCACCAGGGTCTCAGATAAGCAATACAACAGACCCTCAGGCTCCTGAAGAGGCCACTTCCTCTGGGCTGGAGAATGGAAATGCCTCACTGTCCAATGACTGTGCTGCAGAGCCAGgtgtcagccaatcagattcagaaAATAAAGACCCCTCATCAAACACCGGGCGAGAGGATGAGGAGTTTTTCCCAAGGAAGCGAGGACGGCCATCAAAACGTTTCCTACGcaaaaagtataaaaagtatATAAACCGGAA caaGTACTATAAATCCCTCAAACCCCTGCTGAGACCTCATAACTGCTGGATCTGTGGATCACGCTTTCTGTCTCAAGAAGACCTCCGATTTCATGTGGATTCTCATGAGGGCAGCGACCCTGAACGTTTCAAGTGCCTCCAATGCAGCTACCGCTGCAAGCGTTGGTCTTCCCTTAAG GAGCACATGTTCAACCACCAGGGTACCAAACCATATAAGTGTGACACATGTGATTACTCAAGTGTCTACAAGAAGGACGTGATCCGACATTCTGCTGTTCACAATAAAGACAA GAGGAGGAAGACAGACGTG GCTTGTGATGATACTTTTCAGATTCCGAAAGTGTCAGAGTTCCCATGCCCTATCTGCCACCGTGTGTACCCCATGCAGAAACGCCTCACCCAGCACATGaagacacacagcacagagaaacCACACATGTGTGATAAG TGTGGAAAGTCCTTTAAGAAACGATACACTTTCAAAATGCATCTCCTCACTCATATTCAAAACTGTGGAAACAGTTT GTTTAAGTGTGAGTTCTGCGAGGTCACATGCACTGATAAGAAGCAACTGCTGAACCATCAACTGTCCCACACCAACGACAAGCCTTTCAAGTGCGACTACTGCAAGTACTCCACAAGCAAAGAGGATTTCCTAGTGTCCCACATTGCTATCAAGCACACTG GAGAGAAACCCTTCTCCTGTGACATGTGCCACTTCATGACCAAGCACAGGAAGAACCTGCGGCTGCATGTGCAGTGCCGTCACCCCGAGGAGTTTGAAACGTGGAGCCAGGCCCATCCTGAGGAACCGGTGCGGCGCCGCAGGAGACCCTTCTTCACTCTGCAACAGATTGAAGAGCTTAAACAGCAGCATGAGAACCAGGGGCTGCAGGGCACCATC GTATCAGTGGACCCTTTATCTCTCCAAACAATGGAGCCCATGGGGAATGCTTCTGTGTCCCAGGATGCACTGGGAAACACCACCATCATCTATGAGCAAG CACAGTCATCTGACCTGTCTGCCCAGCATGCTCTAGACCTCCTCTTGAACATGAGCAATGCCCGAGAGTTAGTGGGAAACTCGCTCCAG GTAGCTGTGTTGAAGTCTGATGTGAAGACATTAGAAACAGACTCGTGGTCTGAAGCAGAGTCCGCAGATCACAGTTCATCTCTGCAACCTCAGAAAGTCGTGACATTCCACGTGTCTGAAAATGGGGAGACACTTGTACAGGAGGCGTTTGAGACCGTGGCCGGAGCAGTGACTGAGGAGGAGGCAGCTGGAGGAGGCCAGGAGTTTACGCAGATTGCTGTCAGCTCTTTTGAGAGTGCAGGAGAGTTCAGTGTGGTGCAGCAGGCAGCTGAAGAGATTCAGAGCACTGGAACTGCTTATAG cAGTGTGGAGGACAGCTCAGGTGATCATCAGGCCATAGAGGTGAGCAGTGAATCTGGCTCCATCTCTACTCCACTGAAAGACAACAAAAATAAGTTTTACCTGAGCTCCAGCTTGGCTGATGGGGTTCTACAGCAAGTGGAG CTGTGCAGTGAGACCCCAGGCTCTCCATCCCAGAGTTCATCCTCCCAGAGCCAGCAGCTCAACACCAAGCGCTTTTCCTGTAGGGTTTGCATGGAGACCTTTCAAGGCCGTTCTGACATGGAGAACCACAAGAGGGCACATGTGAACCCCAACACGTTCAAATGCCCCGACTGTGAATTCACTGCTAACTCTTGGCCAGAGGTTAAG ACTCATATGGCCAAGCATGCCTACCTGCGGCCACACACATGCTCCCACTGCAGCTTTGcttctaaaaacaaaaaagacctGCGACGCCATATGATGACCCATACCAACGAGAAACCTTTCTCTTGTGATGTCTGTGGACAGAG GTTTAACCGGAATGGCCATCTGAAATTCCACATGGAGAGGCTGCACATGCAGGATCCTCCCCCTCGCAAGCCCAGATCCAACAGCTCCCAACAGACCATCATAGTCAACAGCGACGAGGAGGCCCTGGCGACTCTACAGA CCTTGCAAGCTGGTCAGACTGTAATCAGTTCAGAACAACTGCAGCAGGCTTTGGAGCAAGAACATATAATCGTGGCGCAGGAGCAGGCTCTCTCAGACCAG GAGGAGGCTAcatacattcagcaaataaccaCAGTAGATGGCCAGACTGTGCAGCACTTAATGACAGCAGACAATCAGGTGGCAGAG GTCCAGTATATAATCTCTCAGGATGTACAGCACTTGATCCCACAGGAATATGTAGTGGTGTCCGATGGCAATCATATTCAG ATGGAAGATGGGCAAATTGCTCATATTCAATATGAGCATGATGGGACATTTCTACAGGAACAGCAG ATTGCTCTGACTCACGATGGGCAAATCCAGTACTTCCCCATCAGTGCTGAGCAGCAGATAGTCAGCCCTGAGGATCTCGAGGCTGCTGCTCACTCTGCTGTCACCG CTGTAGCCGACGCAGCCATGGCCCAAGCTCAAACAGTGTACACCACAGAAGCCACGCCCGAGCAGCTGGAGCAGATGCAGCAGCAAGGCATCCAGTATGACGTCATCACCTTTACAGAAGAATAG